One Deltaproteobacteria bacterium genomic window carries:
- a CDS encoding multidrug efflux RND transporter permease subunit, which translates to MSISAPFIRRPVATSLLTLALALAGVLAFQHLPVSPIPQVEFPTIQVTAALPGASPETMASAVAMPLERQFGRIAGVTDMTSTSYLGSTMVVLQFDLGRNIDAAARDVQAAINAARGQLPTNLPNNPNYRKVNPADAPILILALTSPTIDTSRLYDAASSILQQKLAQVQGVGQVVVGGSALPGVRAELNPTVLNKYGIGLEQVRAALGAANANRPKGELANGTTAWAIRTTDQLLKADQYRPLIVAYHDGAPVRLSDVAEVVDSVEDLRTAGLANGKPAVLIIIFRQPAANIIATVDRVRALLPQLRASIPAAIDLTVMLDRTTTIRSSIRDVELTLLVSIALVILVVFVFLRNAWATAIPGVVVPLSLIGTFGVMYLCGYSIDNLSLMALTISTGFVVDDAIVVIENITRYLEQGLTPRAAALRGSREIGFTVLSMSASLVAVFIPILLMGGIVGRLFREFAVVLSVAVAVSLVVSLTTTPMMCARFLKSRRGEAHGRLYRASERAFDRLLGAYEVGLAWVLRHPRLTMLVALTTVCINVYLYVIVPKGFFPEQDNGRLMGAVQADQDTSFHSMQQKLAQFVGIVRSDPAVDTVVAFTGTQGGTNAARMFMALKPIDERKLSAAEVMARLRPKLAIVPGASLYLQAVQDIRVGGRLSNALFQFTLQGDDLRELNRWALRVQRKLQELPYLVDVSSDQQNRGLEASITIDRDTASRLGITPQLIDDTLYDAFGQRQVSTMYTELNQYHVVMEVAPEFWQSPETLKDIYVRPATGAPVPLAAFTHFAPATTALAVNHQGQFPAITLSFNLAPGVALGDAVAAIEAAVRDLALPAGIRASFQGTAQAFQASLANEPLLILAALVTVYVVLGILYESYIHPLTILSTLPSAGVGAILALQLCRTDLSVIALIGIILLIGIVKKNAIMMIDFALEAERREGKPPEAAIYEACLLRFRPIMMTTMAALLGGLPLALGMGVGAELRRPLGITIVGGLLLSQLLTLYTTPVVYLYLDRFGLWFHRLRERRFRREAPSPAWR; encoded by the coding sequence GTGAGCATCTCCGCGCCCTTCATCCGCCGCCCCGTCGCGACTTCGCTCCTGACCCTGGCGCTCGCCCTGGCGGGCGTGCTCGCCTTCCAGCACCTCCCGGTGTCGCCCATCCCGCAGGTGGAGTTCCCGACCATCCAGGTGACGGCCGCTCTCCCCGGGGCGAGCCCGGAGACCATGGCCTCGGCCGTGGCGATGCCGCTCGAGCGCCAGTTCGGCCGCATCGCCGGCGTCACCGACATGACGTCGACGAGCTACCTCGGCTCGACGATGGTCGTCCTGCAGTTCGACCTCGGCCGCAACATCGACGCCGCCGCGCGCGACGTGCAGGCCGCGATCAACGCCGCGCGCGGGCAGCTGCCGACGAACCTGCCGAACAATCCCAACTACCGGAAGGTGAACCCGGCCGACGCGCCCATCCTCATCCTGGCGCTCACCTCGCCCACCATCGACACGAGCCGGCTCTACGACGCGGCCTCGTCGATCCTGCAGCAGAAGCTCGCGCAAGTGCAGGGCGTGGGCCAGGTGGTCGTCGGCGGCAGCGCGCTCCCCGGGGTGCGCGCGGAGCTCAACCCCACGGTGCTCAACAAGTACGGCATCGGGCTCGAGCAGGTGCGGGCGGCGCTCGGCGCCGCCAACGCCAACCGGCCCAAGGGCGAGCTCGCGAACGGGACCACCGCGTGGGCGATCCGCACCACCGACCAGCTGCTCAAGGCCGATCAGTACCGGCCGCTCATCGTCGCCTACCACGACGGCGCGCCGGTGCGCCTCTCGGACGTCGCCGAGGTCGTGGACTCGGTCGAGGACCTGCGCACCGCCGGCCTCGCCAACGGCAAGCCGGCCGTCCTGATCATCATCTTCCGGCAACCCGCTGCCAACATCATCGCGACGGTCGACCGCGTACGGGCCCTCCTGCCGCAGCTCCGGGCCTCGATTCCCGCCGCGATCGACCTGACCGTGATGCTCGACCGCACCACCACGATCCGCAGCTCCATCCGCGACGTCGAGCTGACGCTCCTCGTCTCGATCGCGCTCGTCATCCTCGTGGTGTTCGTGTTCCTGCGCAACGCGTGGGCGACCGCGATCCCGGGGGTGGTGGTGCCGCTGTCCCTGATCGGCACGTTCGGGGTGATGTATCTGTGCGGCTACAGCATCGACAACCTCTCGCTGATGGCGCTCACCATCTCGACCGGCTTCGTAGTCGACGACGCGATCGTCGTGATCGAGAACATCACCCGCTACCTCGAGCAGGGGCTCACGCCGCGAGCGGCCGCGCTGCGTGGCTCGCGCGAGATCGGCTTCACCGTCCTCTCGATGAGCGCCTCGCTCGTGGCCGTGTTCATCCCCATCCTGCTGATGGGCGGGATCGTCGGGCGGCTCTTTCGGGAGTTCGCGGTGGTGCTCTCGGTGGCCGTTGCCGTGTCGCTCGTGGTCTCCCTCACCACGACCCCGATGATGTGTGCCCGCTTCCTCAAGTCCAGGCGCGGCGAAGCGCACGGACGCCTCTACCGGGCGAGCGAGCGTGCCTTCGACCGGCTCCTCGGGGCCTACGAGGTGGGGCTGGCGTGGGTCCTGCGGCACCCCCGTCTCACCATGCTCGTGGCGCTGACCACCGTGTGCATCAACGTGTACCTGTACGTGATCGTGCCCAAGGGATTCTTCCCGGAGCAGGACAACGGGCGGCTCATGGGGGCCGTCCAGGCGGACCAGGACACCTCGTTCCATTCGATGCAGCAGAAGCTCGCGCAGTTCGTGGGTATCGTCAGGTCGGACCCGGCGGTGGACACCGTGGTCGCGTTCACGGGCACGCAGGGGGGCACCAACGCGGCGCGCATGTTCATGGCGCTCAAGCCCATCGACGAGCGGAAGCTGAGCGCCGCCGAAGTGATGGCGCGCCTTCGTCCGAAGCTCGCCATCGTGCCCGGGGCGAGCCTCTACCTCCAGGCCGTCCAGGACATCCGGGTCGGCGGGCGTCTCAGCAACGCGCTCTTCCAGTTCACTCTGCAGGGCGACGACCTGCGGGAGCTCAACCGCTGGGCGCTGCGCGTGCAGCGCAAGCTCCAGGAGCTCCCGTACCTCGTCGACGTGAGCAGCGACCAGCAGAACCGCGGCCTGGAGGCCTCGATCACGATCGATCGCGACACCGCCTCCCGCCTCGGCATCACCCCCCAGCTGATCGACGACACCCTCTACGACGCCTTCGGCCAGCGGCAGGTCTCGACCATGTACACCGAGCTGAACCAGTACCACGTGGTGATGGAGGTCGCCCCGGAGTTCTGGCAGAGCCCGGAGACCCTCAAGGACATCTACGTGCGCCCGGCCACCGGCGCGCCCGTGCCCCTCGCCGCCTTCACCCACTTCGCCCCGGCCACCACCGCCCTCGCCGTCAACCACCAGGGCCAGTTCCCCGCCATCACCCTCTCCTTCAACCTCGCCCCCGGCGTCGCCCTCGGCGACGCCGTCGCCGCGATCGAAGCCGCCGTCCGCGACCTCGCCCTCCCCGCCGGCATCCGCGCGAGCTTCCAGGGCACCGCCCAGGCCTTCCAGGCTTCGCTCGCCAACGAGCCGCTGCTCATCCTCGCCGCTCTGGTCACCGTCTACGTCGTCCTCGGCATCCTCTACGAGAGCTACATCCACCCCCTCACCATCCTCTCCACCCTCCCCTCCGCCGGCGTCGGCGCCATCCTGGCACTCCAACTCTGCCGCACCGATCTCAGCGTGATCGCGCTCATCGGGATCATCCTGCTGATCGGCATCGTCAAGAAGAACGCCATCATGATGATCGACTTCGCGCTCGAGGCGGAGCGAAGGGAGGGGAAGCCCCCGGAGGCGGCGATCTACGAGGCCTGCCTGCTGCGCTTCCGGCCCATCATGATGACCACGATGGCGGCCCTGCTGGGTGGCCTGCCGCTCGCCCTCGGCATGGGCGTGGGCGCCGAGCTGCGCCGCCCCCTCGGCATCACCATCGTGGGCGGCCTCCTCCTGAGCCAGCTCCTCACCCTCTACACCACCCCCGTCGTCTACCTCTACCTGGACCGGTTCGGCCTGTGGTTTCACCGCCTGCGGGAGCGGCGGTTCCGGCGCGAGGCGCCGTCGCCGGCGTGGCGGTGA
- a CDS encoding DUF3131 domain-containing protein, whose translation MPPRPLVLLALSFCLSPGSAAASPWTAARDALARLFSAAETCELGGEVVGGRVEPGTRAVVVPTRKKAWEASRGGEEAAKPYIKARLAGWPERLLADREALPRTDAEFVARLARDTWRGLEAFTDREHHLPVDNVRLAEASGGREDARVGDYTNVTSIGLRLITIVAARELGLVSEREAVARVRALLDTLGPLETHRGFLFNYYDTTSLERTSNFISFVDSSWLTAGLMVVRTTFPELRDECTRLIERGDYRFFYDARRQRMSHGYWVHLAARSQFHYGMLYAESRLGSLIAIGKGDVPEEHWFRMIRTFPPACRWQSLRPQGRERKTVRGHPLVGGWYEWKGERYVPSWGGSMFEALMPTLVLDEAHHAPLSLGANDAAHVAVQRRYALEELGYPVWGLSPSSTPGNDGYGEYGVRLLGSLGYGVGAVTPHAVALALGVAPAEAAGELRQLAALYDVYGEYGFYDAVDPRSGRVAHAYLALDQAMTFIAAANYLRDDCIRRRFAADPIAARALAVIGEERFFD comes from the coding sequence GTGCCGCCGCGCCCCCTCGTGCTGCTCGCCCTCTCGTTCTGCCTCTCCCCCGGCTCCGCCGCCGCGAGCCCCTGGACCGCCGCCCGCGACGCCCTCGCCCGCCTCTTCTCCGCCGCCGAGACCTGCGAGCTGGGCGGCGAGGTGGTGGGCGGCCGGGTCGAGCCCGGCACCCGCGCCGTGGTCGTCCCGACGAGGAAGAAGGCCTGGGAGGCATCGCGCGGCGGCGAGGAGGCGGCGAAGCCCTACATCAAGGCCCGGCTGGCCGGCTGGCCCGAGCGTCTCCTGGCCGATCGCGAGGCGCTGCCGCGCACCGACGCCGAGTTCGTCGCCCGCCTCGCCCGCGACACGTGGCGCGGGCTCGAGGCGTTCACCGACCGCGAGCACCACCTGCCCGTCGACAACGTCCGCCTGGCCGAGGCGTCGGGCGGCCGGGAGGATGCCCGCGTCGGCGACTACACCAACGTGACGAGCATCGGCCTCCGCCTGATCACGATCGTCGCGGCGCGGGAGCTCGGGCTCGTCTCGGAGCGGGAGGCCGTGGCTCGCGTCCGCGCCCTGCTCGACACGCTCGGCCCTCTCGAGACCCACCGGGGGTTCCTCTTCAATTACTACGACACCACCTCGCTCGAGCGCACGAGCAACTTCATCTCCTTCGTCGACTCCTCGTGGCTGACGGCGGGCCTGATGGTGGTGCGGACGACGTTTCCCGAGCTCCGCGACGAGTGCACCCGGCTCATCGAGCGGGGCGACTACCGCTTCTTCTACGACGCCCGCCGGCAGCGCATGTCGCACGGCTACTGGGTGCACCTCGCCGCGCGCTCGCAGTTCCACTACGGGATGCTCTACGCCGAGTCGCGTCTCGGGAGCCTGATCGCCATCGGCAAGGGCGACGTGCCGGAGGAGCACTGGTTCCGCATGATCCGCACCTTCCCCCCGGCGTGCCGGTGGCAGTCGCTGCGCCCGCAGGGGCGCGAGCGGAAGACGGTCCGCGGCCACCCCCTCGTCGGCGGCTGGTACGAATGGAAGGGCGAGCGCTACGTCCCGTCCTGGGGCGGCAGCATGTTCGAGGCGCTCATGCCGACCCTCGTCCTGGACGAGGCGCACCATGCGCCGCTCAGCCTCGGCGCGAACGACGCGGCGCACGTCGCCGTCCAGCGCCGCTACGCCCTCGAGGAGCTCGGCTACCCGGTGTGGGGCCTCTCCCCGAGCTCGACGCCCGGGAACGACGGGTACGGCGAGTACGGCGTCCGCTTGCTCGGCTCGCTCGGCTACGGGGTGGGTGCGGTCACGCCGCACGCGGTGGCGCTCGCGCTCGGCGTTGCGCCCGCGGAGGCGGCGGGGGAGCTGCGGCAGCTCGCCGCCCTCTACGACGTCTACGGCGAGTACGGCTTCTACGACGCCGTCGACCCCCGCTCGGGCCGGGTGGCGCACGCGTATCTCGCCCTCGACCAGGCGATGACCTTCATCGCCGCGGCGAACTACCTGAGGGACGACTGCATTCGCCGCCGCTTCGCCGCGGACCCGATCGCGGCGCGGGCCCTGGCGGTGATCGGCGAGGAGCGCTTCTTCGACTGA
- a CDS encoding CocE/NonD family hydrolase, protein MKIRTAFPRPVRRIEHCWIPLPDGCRLAARLWLPEDADTSPVPAIVEYIPYRKRDFTRARDEPMHHYFAGHGYAAVRVDVRGAGESDGLLVDEYSEQELADGVALVDWLARQPWCSGAVGMIGKSWGGFNVLQIAARQPPALKAVVTVCGSDDRYADDAHYMGGCLLNENLTWGSVLLAWSALPPDPALVGERWRATWLERLDHAVLFPEVWLRHQRRDAYWRHGSVGEDLARVACPVYAIGGWADAYTNAIPRLLAGLAAPRKGLVGPWAHVYPHAGTPGPAIGFLQEALRWWDRWLKGIGTGIMDEPLCRFWMPEGREGAGRWVAEAAWPSPRITPRRWALAPGRLEETGGAETRVERRSPQAVGLAAGDWCSFGGEDDAPGDQGDDDRGSLTFDSAPLGERLEILGAPVAVLELAVDRPQAFLAVRLNELLPDGSSARVTYGVLNLTHRASHEHPEALEPGRRYTVRVPLDHVAHAFAPGSRIRLAVSSAYWPLVWPSPEAVTLTLFTGTSNLELPVRPVDPGDDRQRPFAEPEGAPSAPYTELRPRRVTRMVERDGATGEVVHTIVTEGAELGAAGQGRLEEIDLELGQSSVRRYRIRDDDPLTARAEVVQRMGLRRGTWAVRVESRAWLSATRDAFELGARLEAFEGDRLVRSRRWESSVARDGV, encoded by the coding sequence GTGAAGATCCGCACCGCGTTCCCGCGTCCGGTCCGGCGGATCGAGCACTGCTGGATCCCCTTGCCCGACGGGTGCCGGCTCGCGGCCCGCCTGTGGCTCCCCGAGGACGCCGACACGTCGCCCGTGCCCGCCATCGTCGAGTACATCCCGTACCGCAAGCGCGACTTCACGCGCGCGCGCGACGAGCCGATGCACCACTACTTCGCGGGCCACGGCTACGCCGCCGTGCGGGTCGACGTGCGCGGAGCGGGCGAGTCGGACGGCCTTCTCGTCGACGAGTACTCGGAGCAGGAGCTCGCCGACGGCGTCGCGCTGGTCGACTGGCTCGCCCGGCAGCCGTGGTGCAGCGGGGCGGTCGGGATGATCGGCAAGTCGTGGGGCGGCTTCAACGTCCTGCAGATCGCCGCCCGGCAGCCGCCCGCGCTGAAGGCGGTGGTCACGGTCTGCGGGTCCGACGACCGCTACGCCGACGATGCCCACTACATGGGCGGCTGCCTCCTGAACGAGAACCTCACCTGGGGGTCCGTGCTGCTCGCCTGGAGCGCGCTCCCGCCCGACCCGGCGCTCGTGGGGGAGCGCTGGCGCGCGACCTGGCTCGAGCGCCTCGACCATGCCGTCCTCTTCCCCGAGGTCTGGCTTCGCCATCAGCGGCGCGATGCGTACTGGCGGCATGGCTCGGTGGGCGAGGACCTCGCCCGCGTCGCCTGTCCCGTCTACGCGATCGGTGGGTGGGCGGATGCGTACACGAATGCGATCCCCCGACTCCTCGCGGGGCTCGCGGCGCCGCGCAAGGGTCTCGTCGGGCCCTGGGCGCATGTCTACCCGCACGCTGGCACTCCCGGGCCGGCGATCGGGTTCCTCCAGGAGGCGCTCCGCTGGTGGGACCGGTGGCTCAAGGGGATCGGCACCGGGATCATGGACGAGCCGCTCTGCCGTTTCTGGATGCCGGAGGGCCGCGAGGGGGCCGGCCGGTGGGTGGCGGAAGCGGCCTGGCCGTCGCCGCGCATCACGCCGAGGCGCTGGGCGCTGGCTCCGGGTCGGCTGGAGGAGACGGGCGGCGCGGAGACGCGCGTCGAGCGGCGCTCGCCGCAGGCGGTAGGGCTCGCCGCCGGCGACTGGTGCTCCTTTGGAGGCGAGGACGACGCTCCCGGGGACCAGGGGGACGACGATCGGGGGTCGCTCACGTTCGACTCGGCGCCCCTCGGCGAGCGGCTCGAGATCCTCGGCGCTCCCGTCGCCGTTCTCGAGCTGGCCGTGGACCGGCCCCAGGCGTTCCTCGCGGTCCGCCTGAACGAGCTCCTCCCCGACGGCTCCTCGGCCCGCGTGACCTACGGCGTGCTCAATCTCACGCACCGGGCGAGCCACGAGCACCCCGAGGCGCTCGAGCCGGGACGGCGATACACCGTGCGCGTGCCGCTCGACCACGTCGCGCACGCGTTTGCGCCCGGCAGTCGCATTCGCCTCGCGGTCTCGAGCGCGTACTGGCCCCTCGTGTGGCCGTCACCCGAGGCGGTGACGTTGACGCTCTTCACCGGTACCAGCAACCTCGAGCTGCCGGTCAGGCCGGTGGACCCGGGGGACGATCGGCAGAGGCCCTTCGCGGAGCCCGAGGGCGCACCGTCCGCTCCGTACACCGAGCTGCGCCCCCGGCGCGTCACGCGCATGGTCGAGCGCGACGGCGCCACGGGGGAGGTCGTGCACACGATCGTGACCGAGGGAGCCGAGCTCGGAGCAGCGGGGCAGGGCCGGCTGGAGGAGATCGATCTCGAGCTCGGGCAGTCGAGCGTCCGGCGCTACCGGATCCGGGATGACGACCCGCTGACGGCCCGGGCGGAGGTCGTGCAGCGGATGGGGCTCCGGCGCGGGACGTGGGCGGTGCGGGTCGAGAGCCGTGCCTGGCTCTCCGCGACGCGGGATGCCTTCGAGCTCGGCGCACGGCTCGAGGCCTTCGAGGGCGACAGGCTCGTCCGGTCGCGCAGGTGGGAGTCGAGCGTTGCGCGTGATGGGGTGTAG